The Sporomusa termitida genome has a window encoding:
- the fliY gene encoding flagellar motor switch phosphatase FliY, whose product MSDGFLSQEEIDALLRGEPVAASPSPAGSDLSDIEKDALGEIGNISMGTAATTLSVLLGRRVSITTPKVSISNLNEIKRQYPLPYLVIEVGYTHGLLGTNILAMREQDALIIADLMMGGDGSNPPSELNELYMSAVSEAMNQMMGSTATSISTIFKKKVDIAPPKVNLLDFALDPNVTSIISGDEALVRVSFRMEVEDLIDSELMQIMPLNVAKEMVENLMSAVQAAATPPPPPAAPPQPAAPTPAAPAYAQPAPPPQPQPVQNVAVQPVQFAPLKPAGMSGTDTNINLIMDVPLQITVELGRTRKLIRDILELTPGSVVELDKLAGEPVDILVNGKLIAKGEVVVIDENFGVRITDIVSPIERAHNLQ is encoded by the coding sequence ATGAGTGACGGATTTCTGTCCCAGGAAGAAATAGACGCATTGCTACGAGGCGAACCAGTCGCAGCCTCGCCATCTCCGGCTGGGTCTGACTTGTCAGATATTGAAAAAGACGCGTTAGGTGAGATTGGCAATATATCCATGGGCACTGCCGCAACCACGCTGTCGGTGCTGTTAGGCAGACGGGTGTCAATTACTACGCCCAAGGTATCCATTTCGAATCTTAATGAAATAAAACGTCAGTATCCGCTGCCGTATCTGGTGATTGAGGTTGGCTATACCCATGGCCTGTTAGGGACTAATATCCTGGCCATGCGTGAGCAGGATGCCCTGATCATTGCTGATTTAATGATGGGTGGAGACGGCTCTAACCCGCCGTCTGAGCTGAATGAACTGTATATGAGTGCTGTCAGTGAAGCGATGAATCAAATGATGGGCTCAACGGCAACCTCCATATCCACTATCTTTAAAAAGAAAGTCGATATAGCGCCACCCAAGGTTAATTTGCTGGATTTTGCCTTAGACCCCAATGTTACTAGCATTATTTCCGGTGATGAAGCGCTGGTGCGGGTGTCATTCCGGATGGAAGTGGAGGATCTGATCGACAGTGAGCTTATGCAGATCATGCCGCTTAATGTTGCCAAGGAAATGGTGGAAAATCTGATGAGTGCTGTGCAGGCCGCCGCGACCCCGCCGCCACCGCCGGCAGCGCCGCCCCAACCTGCAGCTCCCACACCGGCGGCGCCGGCTTACGCTCAGCCGGCCCCGCCGCCCCAACCGCAGCCTGTTCAGAATGTTGCTGTGCAGCCGGTCCAGTTTGCCCCTTTGAAACCGGCCGGGATGTCTGGTACTGACACGAATATTAATCTTATTATGGATGTACCACTGCAGATTACTGTTGAACTGGGACGAACCCGCAAACTGATCCGCGACATCCTGGAATTGACGCCAGGTTCGGTTGTCGAGCTTGACAAACTTGCCGGTGAGCCTGTGGATATTCTGGTTAATGGTAAACTAATTGCCAAAGGCGAAGTTGTCGTTATTGATGAAAACTTTGGCGTCCGGATCACCGATATTGTCAGTCCGATAGAGCGGGCGCATAATCTTCAATAA
- a CDS encoding flagellar FlbD family protein gives MIKVTKLKSQGCDFVVNAELIETIEETPDTMITLTSGKKLIVEESMDEIVRKVMEYRRSLFRNTR, from the coding sequence GTGATAAAGGTAACCAAATTAAAATCTCAGGGCTGTGATTTTGTGGTCAATGCCGAACTGATTGAAACGATTGAAGAAACCCCGGATACAATGATAACCCTGACCAGCGGCAAAAAGCTGATTGTGGAAGAGTCAATGGATGAAATTGTCCGTAAGGTAATGGAGTATCGCCGCTCCTTATTCAGAAACACGCGCTAG
- the fliQ gene encoding flagellar biosynthesis protein FliQ, with protein sequence MSGDMAIQIGRDALSMVMLVAAPMLGLGLLVGILVSVFQATTQIQEQSLAFIPKIIAVFVAILVFGPWMLSLVVGYAREVFLSIPNIIR encoded by the coding sequence ATGTCGGGCGATATGGCCATCCAGATTGGGCGCGATGCGTTATCTATGGTTATGCTGGTTGCAGCCCCCATGCTGGGTCTAGGTCTGCTAGTTGGTATTCTGGTCAGTGTTTTTCAGGCGACGACCCAAATCCAGGAACAGTCACTGGCCTTTATTCCTAAAATCATTGCTGTTTTTGTTGCCATTTTGGTTTTTGGACCGTGGATGCTTAGCTTGGTAGTCGGGTATGCGCGGGAGGTATTTTTAAGTATTCCCAATATAATACGTTAG
- a CDS encoding response regulator → MAIRVLIVDDAAFMRMMIKDILSKNGYDIVGEAENGLKAVEKYQELKPDLTTMDITMPEMDGITAVKEIKKVDPAAKVIMCSAMGQQAMVIEAIQSGARDFIVKPFQPDRVLEAVRKAVG, encoded by the coding sequence ATGGCGATTAGAGTTTTAATTGTGGATGATGCTGCATTTATGAGGATGATGATTAAAGACATCTTATCGAAAAACGGTTACGATATAGTAGGGGAAGCCGAGAACGGGCTTAAAGCCGTGGAGAAATATCAGGAACTTAAACCTGATTTGACTACTATGGACATAACGATGCCCGAAATGGATGGAATCACAGCCGTAAAAGAGATTAAAAAGGTTGACCCGGCAGCAAAGGTTATTATGTGCAGCGCGATGGGGCAACAGGCCATGGTGATTGAAGCCATTCAATCCGGGGCGCGTGACTTTATCGTGAAACCATTCCAGCCTGACCGTGTTCTTGAAGCTGTACGCAAGGCAGTTGGTTAG
- the fliM gene encoding flagellar motor switch protein FliM: MAGPDVLSQAEIDELLSALSTGVVTAEEIKTEQKQRKIKTYDFKRPDKFSKDQIRTIYMLHENFARLINTYLSAHLRTLIHIDVASVDQLTYEEFIRSMPNPSVISIFQMRPLKGNAILEINPNIVLAIIDRLFGGPGLPPAKSRSLTDIEEAIIRRVINKAMESMQEAWKQVVAVEPRMEALETNPQFTQIVPPNDMVVLITLQAKIGQAEGLMNICIPYLVLEPIMSKLTTSFWVSASAARQASPESISVLQRKLEKTLIPAIVELGRATVTVHELLDLGVGDVLQLETKAENELSVIIGNREKFKCKPGIVGHKNAVQITQVISQGDDNDE, translated from the coding sequence TTGGCAGGGCCAGATGTTTTATCGCAAGCCGAGATTGATGAATTACTGTCAGCTTTGTCTACCGGTGTTGTAACGGCAGAGGAAATAAAAACCGAGCAAAAGCAGCGTAAAATTAAAACTTACGATTTTAAGCGCCCGGATAAGTTCTCTAAGGATCAAATACGCACGATCTATATGTTGCATGAAAACTTTGCCCGGCTGATTAATACCTATCTTTCGGCCCATCTGCGGACACTGATTCACATTGATGTTGCTTCTGTAGACCAGCTGACATATGAAGAATTTATCCGTTCCATGCCGAATCCCAGCGTGATCAGTATCTTTCAGATGCGTCCGCTTAAGGGAAATGCAATTTTAGAGATAAATCCCAATATCGTGCTGGCCATTATCGACAGATTGTTTGGCGGACCAGGCCTGCCGCCGGCCAAGTCGCGATCTTTGACAGATATTGAAGAAGCGATTATCCGACGGGTAATTAATAAGGCGATGGAGAGTATGCAGGAAGCCTGGAAACAGGTAGTTGCCGTTGAACCCCGGATGGAGGCGCTGGAGACTAATCCCCAGTTTACTCAGATTGTGCCGCCTAATGATATGGTGGTGCTCATCACTCTTCAGGCCAAAATCGGTCAGGCCGAAGGGTTAATGAATATCTGCATCCCCTATCTGGTGCTGGAACCAATCATGTCTAAGCTGACTACCAGCTTTTGGGTCTCTGCCTCGGCCGCCAGGCAGGCGTCGCCGGAATCGATCAGTGTTTTGCAGCGGAAGCTGGAAAAAACCCTGATCCCGGCGATTGTTGAACTGGGGCGGGCTACGGTTACTGTTCACGAATTATTGGATTTAGGTGTTGGCGATGTGCTGCAGCTGGAAACAAAAGCAGAGAACGAACTAAGTGTAATTATTGGCAACCGGGAGAAGTTCAAATGCAAGCCCGGGATCGTTGGTCATAAAAATGCGGTGCAAATTACGCAAGTAATTTCCCAAGGAGATGATAATGATGAGTGA
- the fliR gene encoding flagellar biosynthetic protein FliR yields MDLFGLLQDRLGLFLLIFARISGIFSSAPIFGARNVPLIAKAGLALVIAYILLPLLIRPEFTAPEAFLLYVGLVTGEFLIGLMLGFACSFIFYGIQMAGALLDTQIGFGMVNVIDPQFGQQVPLIGNFKYILALLVFLATNGHHLFLAALFQSFRLIPVSFGVFRPELADIAVDMVAGAFIIALKISLPVLVSLLLTDVALGILARTMPQMNIFVVGVPGKIIVGIFVLSLALPFYIGFLEVVFNGTFRDIYRLLAVFAPA; encoded by the coding sequence TTGGATTTGTTTGGATTATTGCAAGACCGGCTAGGGCTGTTTCTCCTGATTTTCGCCCGTATTAGCGGCATATTTTCCTCAGCGCCAATATTTGGCGCCCGCAATGTGCCGCTTATAGCCAAAGCAGGGTTGGCGTTAGTGATCGCTTATATTTTACTGCCATTGTTAATTCGACCGGAGTTTACTGCTCCCGAGGCTTTTTTGCTCTATGTGGGGTTGGTTACTGGTGAGTTTCTGATTGGCTTAATGCTGGGGTTTGCCTGTTCTTTTATTTTCTACGGCATACAAATGGCCGGCGCGCTGTTAGATACTCAGATTGGATTTGGGATGGTTAATGTTATAGACCCTCAGTTTGGACAACAGGTACCCCTTATTGGCAATTTCAAGTATATTTTAGCTTTGCTGGTATTCTTAGCGACGAATGGACATCATCTTTTTCTGGCTGCCTTATTTCAAAGTTTCCGGCTGATACCGGTGAGTTTTGGGGTTTTCCGGCCGGAATTGGCTGATATTGCCGTCGACATGGTGGCCGGGGCTTTTATCATCGCTCTTAAAATCAGTTTACCTGTGCTGGTATCGTTGCTGCTGACCGATGTTGCCCTGGGAATTCTCGCCCGTACTATGCCGCAAATGAATATTTTCGTTGTTGGTGTGCCGGGCAAAATTATTGTCGGCATTTTTGTACTATCTTTGGCATTACCCTTTTATATTGGCTTTCTGGAGGTCGTTTTTAATGGCACTTTCCGTGATATTTACCGCCTCCTGGCTGTCTTTGCGCCAGCTTAG
- a CDS encoding flagellar basal body-associated FliL family protein, which yields MAEEEKPKKMSMMVIIILIVVGLILAGGISYLIATRVVADKTTDKITQREPGQFIKLGDAKEGLILNIGGVNSGRYLKIGLIVELRPDKNAASQEGKLPSPEEIRILDTAVYVLRTQKIEDFDPLKQDQLKEMLKNEINKTLGEDRVYDIYITNFVLQ from the coding sequence GTGGCTGAAGAGGAAAAACCAAAAAAAATGTCGATGATGGTTATTATCATACTCATTGTGGTTGGCTTAATTTTAGCCGGTGGTATTTCGTACTTGATTGCTACCAGAGTTGTGGCCGACAAAACAACAGACAAAATTACTCAGCGTGAGCCTGGACAGTTTATCAAACTCGGCGATGCCAAAGAAGGCCTGATTCTTAATATTGGCGGGGTCAATAGTGGCCGCTACCTTAAAATTGGGCTGATTGTCGAGTTAAGACCTGATAAGAATGCGGCTTCCCAGGAAGGGAAATTGCCTTCTCCGGAAGAGATTAGGATATTGGATACGGCTGTTTATGTCCTAAGAACGCAAAAAATTGAAGATTTCGATCCGCTTAAACAAGATCAGTTAAAAGAGATGTTGAAAAATGAAATTAACAAGACCCTTGGTGAAGACCGCGTTTATGATATCTATATAACCAATTTTGTTTTGCAGTAG
- the fliP gene encoding flagellar type III secretion system pore protein FliP (The bacterial flagellar biogenesis protein FliP forms a type III secretion system (T3SS)-type pore required for flagellar assembly.): MCLLAIVYPVFLPAIAVAAPLIPIPNFTFGVEQATTPQETALSLQILLTLTVLALAPSILVMMTSFTRIIVVLSFLRSAMGTQQMPPNQVLVGLALFLTFFTMSPYFAQVNTSALQPMLAGTIDQETALDEAIKPMREFMFKQTRENDLALFVNLSEMPRPNSPEDVPTSVVIPAFIISELKTAFQIGFLIYIPFIVIDMVVASTLMAMGMMMVPPVMISLPFKVLLFILVDGWHLIVRSLVTSFS; encoded by the coding sequence ATTTGCCTGCTGGCTATTGTGTACCCCGTTTTTTTACCGGCAATAGCCGTGGCAGCACCCTTGATTCCTATTCCCAATTTTACGTTTGGGGTGGAACAAGCGACTACTCCCCAGGAGACGGCTCTCAGCCTGCAGATTCTGCTGACATTAACAGTGCTGGCCCTTGCACCTTCTATCCTGGTCATGATGACCTCCTTCACCAGAATCATTGTTGTTTTGTCTTTTTTACGCAGCGCCATGGGCACGCAGCAAATGCCGCCGAATCAAGTCCTGGTTGGCCTCGCCTTATTCTTAACTTTTTTTACCATGTCACCCTATTTTGCGCAGGTAAACACAAGTGCCTTGCAGCCTATGCTGGCCGGCACGATTGATCAGGAAACCGCTCTGGATGAGGCAATTAAGCCGATGCGGGAATTTATGTTTAAACAAACCCGCGAGAATGATCTGGCCTTATTTGTTAATTTATCAGAAATGCCGCGGCCTAATTCACCGGAGGATGTTCCGACCTCAGTCGTCATTCCGGCTTTTATTATTAGTGAACTTAAGACTGCCTTTCAAATTGGCTTTTTAATCTATATTCCTTTTATTGTCATTGATATGGTTGTGGCCAGCACCCTGATGGCCATGGGCATGATGATGGTGCCGCCGGTTATGATATCACTGCCGTTTAAAGTTTTATTGTTCATACTGGTCGATGGCTGGCATTTAATTGTCCGGTCACTGGTTACCAGTTTTAGCTGA
- a CDS encoding FliO/MopB family protein → MCTYRRYIRCILIICGIVIFCANYGLAAGEPSEYLKYQEPPPPASSWFTASGYVFSLLLTFLLVLGLAYFTSRFLGQKMNGSAGFNNQGTIHSTLVLGPNRAVYVVETAGKFMVLGVTEQSISLLREITDPEDIEQLKARAALAVPSEQFADVFQRQLLALKQINKKFPAVFGLDTQEINEKEHENVRGRGK, encoded by the coding sequence ATGTGTACATATCGGCGTTACATCAGGTGTATCCTTATCATTTGCGGCATTGTAATATTTTGTGCGAATTATGGGCTGGCCGCTGGAGAACCGTCTGAGTATCTTAAGTATCAGGAGCCGCCGCCGCCAGCATCTTCTTGGTTTACCGCCAGTGGTTATGTTTTTTCCCTATTGCTGACTTTTCTCTTAGTGCTTGGCCTCGCCTATTTCACATCCCGTTTCTTAGGGCAAAAAATGAATGGATCTGCCGGGTTCAACAACCAGGGGACAATTCATTCGACCCTTGTTTTAGGCCCCAATCGTGCTGTTTATGTGGTGGAGACAGCAGGTAAGTTTATGGTATTAGGCGTTACTGAACAGAGTATTTCCCTGCTCCGGGAGATTACTGACCCGGAGGATATTGAACAGCTTAAAGCCCGGGCAGCCCTCGCTGTACCGTCTGAGCAGTTCGCAGATGTTTTTCAGCGCCAGCTGCTGGCCCTTAAACAAATAAATAAGAAATTTCCCGCTGTTTTTGGTTTAGACACTCAGGAAATAAACGAGAAGGAGCATGAGAACGTTAGAGGAAGAGGTAAATAG